A section of the Alkalihalobacillus sp. LMS39 genome encodes:
- a CDS encoding GNAT family N-acetyltransferase, which produces MLIKYKSSWKKIAMGLISFMPGEKDIKKLQETIERYEQDSNWDLYLWKEEDIVGIIGIRLLNDGKAELCHLSVNPSFRHEGIGKKMVEAVKRTIKNELIPNENTKDFFIICERKE; this is translated from the coding sequence ATGCTAATTAAGTATAAATCATCATGGAAAAAGATAGCGATGGGCCTTATTTCGTTTATGCCAGGGGAAAAGGACATAAAGAAACTTCAAGAAACAATTGAGCGATATGAACAAGACTCGAACTGGGATCTCTACTTATGGAAAGAGGAAGATATTGTAGGGATTATTGGGATTCGTCTTCTCAATGATGGCAAAGCAGAGTTATGCCATCTAAGTGTGAATCCATCTTTTCGTCATGAAGGAATTGGGAAAAAGATGGTTGAAGCCGTGAAACGAACAATTAAAAATGAATTAATTCCAAATGAAAATACAAAAGATTTTTTTATCATATGTGAACGTAAAGAATAA
- the ribE gene encoding 6,7-dimethyl-8-ribityllumazine synthase translates to MGKTFEGNLVGSGLKVGIVVGRFNEFITSKLLGGAQDALKRHGVEIDNVDVAWVPGAFEIPFAAKKMADSKKYDAVITLGTVIRGATPHFDYVCSEVAKGVGALSLQSGIPVIFGVLTTDTIEQAIERAGTKAGNKGWDAATAAIEMANLSRSLEQ, encoded by the coding sequence ATGGGAAAAACATTTGAAGGAAATTTAGTAGGTTCAGGGTTAAAAGTAGGTATCGTTGTTGGACGTTTTAATGAATTTATTACGAGTAAACTACTTGGTGGGGCTCAAGATGCCTTGAAACGACATGGAGTTGAAATAGATAACGTTGATGTTGCTTGGGTACCAGGTGCATTTGAAATACCATTTGCTGCTAAAAAAATGGCGGATTCAAAAAAATATGATGCAGTGATTACGTTAGGAACAGTTATTCGAGGGGCAACACCGCATTTTGATTATGTTTGTAGTGAAGTTGCCAAAGGAGTTGGAGCGTTATCTTTGCAATCTGGGATTCCTGTTATCTTTGGAGTATTGACAACAGATACAATTGAGCAAGCGATTGAGCGCGCTGGAACAAAAGCAGGAAATAAAGGCTGGGATGCTGCAACTGCTGCGATTGAAATGGCAAACTTAAGTCGTTCATTAGAACAGTAA